Proteins encoded in a region of the Cytobacillus pseudoceanisediminis genome:
- the ilvA gene encoding threonine ammonia-lyase IlvA — protein sequence MEQKVMTKKWVQLEDILIAYQQLKDIVAHTPLQKNERLSEKYGCNVYLKREDLQHVRSFKLRGAYYKVKSLTAVELENGVVCASAGNHAQGVAYACRHLGVQGKIFMPATTPRQKVSQVELFGRDSVEIILVGDTFDDSYYEALKCAEAESRAFIHPFDDQMVIAGQGTVAVEILNDCEEPADFVFASIGGGGLMAGLSTYIKSISPETQMIGVEPAGAPSMSESIRAQAVAPLEEIDKFVDGAAVKCVGEKTYEICNELVDDIFMVPEGKVCTTILELYNEHAIVAEPAGALPIAALDMCREQIKGKNVVCVISGGNNDIGRMQEIKERSLLYEGLLYHFIVNFPQRAGALREFLDEVLGPADDITRFEYTKKNNKENGPALVGIELKHKEDYSDLILRMNKKGFSYKEINKDSNLFHLLV from the coding sequence ATGGAACAGAAGGTAATGACAAAAAAATGGGTGCAGTTGGAAGATATTTTGATTGCATACCAGCAGCTAAAGGATATTGTTGCCCATACACCTTTACAGAAAAATGAACGTCTATCAGAAAAGTATGGGTGCAATGTCTATCTGAAAAGAGAAGATCTTCAGCATGTCCGCTCATTTAAATTAAGAGGTGCCTACTATAAAGTTAAATCTTTAACTGCGGTGGAGCTGGAAAATGGTGTTGTCTGTGCAAGTGCTGGGAACCATGCACAGGGAGTTGCCTATGCATGCAGGCATCTTGGCGTCCAGGGAAAAATTTTTATGCCGGCAACCACACCGAGACAAAAAGTAAGTCAGGTGGAGCTGTTTGGGAGGGACTCAGTGGAAATCATTCTCGTAGGAGATACCTTTGATGATTCCTATTACGAAGCTCTTAAATGTGCAGAGGCGGAAAGCAGGGCATTTATTCACCCATTTGATGATCAAATGGTGATTGCAGGACAAGGGACAGTAGCGGTGGAAATCCTTAACGACTGTGAAGAGCCTGCAGATTTTGTTTTTGCGAGTATTGGCGGAGGCGGATTAATGGCCGGACTGAGCACTTACATAAAAAGTATATCACCGGAAACACAGATGATTGGAGTAGAACCGGCAGGAGCACCATCGATGAGTGAATCTATCAGGGCTCAAGCAGTAGCGCCTCTCGAGGAAATTGATAAGTTCGTAGATGGAGCGGCAGTAAAATGTGTCGGTGAAAAAACCTATGAAATCTGCAATGAGCTTGTTGATGATATTTTCATGGTGCCTGAAGGGAAAGTGTGTACGACGATCCTTGAATTATATAATGAGCATGCGATTGTGGCTGAGCCTGCAGGTGCGCTGCCAATAGCCGCACTTGATATGTGCAGGGAGCAAATTAAAGGAAAGAATGTCGTATGTGTGATCAGCGGCGGCAATAATGATATTGGACGAATGCAGGAAATAAAAGAGAGGTCCTTGCTTTATGAAGGCCTGCTTTACCACTTTATTGTGAATTTCCCTCAGCGTGCCGGAGCATTAAGAGAGTTTCTTGACGAGGTTCTTGGCCCGGCAGACGATATTACACGTTTTGAGTACACGAAGAAAAATAATAAAGAAAATGGTCCAGCCCTTGTGGGAATTGAGTTAAAGCATAAAGAGGACTATAGTGACCTCATTTTAAGAATGAATAAAAAAGGATTTTCATACAAAGAGATAAACAAAGACAGTAACCTTTTTCATCTGCTGGTATAA
- a CDS encoding dihydrofolate reductase, which yields MISLMWAMDENRVIGKDNKLPWHLPEDLKFFKRTTMGHPIAMGRKTWDSIGRPLPGRENIVITRNKSFSCEGCTVVNTVEELLKYSGVKEDEIFVIGGAEIFKAILPAADRLYLTMIYDQFAGDTYFPELDMSEWDLLSREKGTRDEKNPYDFEFLIYKRK from the coding sequence ATGATTTCTTTAATGTGGGCAATGGATGAGAATCGAGTGATCGGCAAGGATAATAAACTTCCCTGGCATCTGCCTGAGGATTTAAAGTTCTTTAAAAGAACTACGATGGGACATCCGATTGCCATGGGACGAAAAACCTGGGATTCAATCGGAAGACCTCTGCCGGGGAGAGAGAATATTGTTATTACCCGGAATAAATCCTTTTCCTGTGAAGGATGCACAGTTGTAAATACGGTTGAAGAGCTTCTGAAGTACAGCGGTGTAAAGGAAGATGAAATCTTCGTCATTGGCGGTGCCGAGATTTTTAAAGCCATCCTTCCTGCAGCAGATCGTCTCTATTTGACTATGATTTATGACCAATTTGCAGGAGACACATACTTTCCGGAATTAGACATGTCAGAATGGGATCTCCTTTCAAGGGAGAAGGGCACCAGGGATGAAAAAAATCCATATGATTTTGAATTCCTCATTTATAAAAGAAAATAA
- a CDS encoding TerC family protein, which yields MEILESIMHTYSQFFNWEMWVEALSKPESWALIGTLVILEGLLSADNALVLAVMVKHLPEKQRKKALFYGLLGAYFFRFIAIGIGVFLIEFWYIKVLGAAYLAWLAIKYFIDKRNAEQEGDEEAIEGINQRGLLIRLFGTFWGTVIAVELMDIAFSIDSILAALGVSQEIWVLLIGGMLGIIMMRGVAGVFLKLIDRVPELETSSYILILLIAAKMLASAAGIHIDHIYFFIVLVIVFAITFIVHARNAKKEAADQG from the coding sequence ATGGAAATCTTAGAATCTATTATGCATACATATTCCCAGTTTTTTAACTGGGAAATGTGGGTTGAAGCTTTATCAAAGCCGGAAAGCTGGGCACTGATAGGGACACTTGTCATTTTAGAAGGCTTATTGTCTGCTGATAATGCACTCGTACTTGCTGTAATGGTAAAACATCTACCGGAAAAACAGCGCAAGAAAGCACTTTTTTATGGTCTGTTAGGTGCTTATTTCTTCAGGTTTATTGCCATTGGAATCGGTGTATTCTTAATTGAATTCTGGTATATTAAGGTATTGGGTGCAGCCTATTTAGCCTGGCTTGCAATCAAGTATTTTATTGATAAGCGGAATGCCGAGCAAGAAGGTGATGAAGAGGCAATAGAAGGGATTAACCAACGGGGGTTATTAATTCGCCTTTTCGGTACTTTCTGGGGAACAGTCATTGCAGTTGAATTAATGGATATTGCTTTTTCAATAGACAGTATTTTGGCTGCGCTTGGAGTGAGTCAGGAAATCTGGGTGCTGTTAATTGGAGGCATGCTTGGAATTATCATGATGCGTGGTGTAGCGGGAGTATTCTTAAAGCTGATTGATAGAGTGCCTGAACTGGAAACCAGCTCATATATTCTGATCCTGCTTATTGCTGCTAAGATGCTTGCAAGTGCTGCTGGTATTCATATTGACCATATTTACTTCTTTATTGTATTGGTTATCGTGTTTGCTATTACATTTATTGTTCATGCTAGGAATGCAAAAAAGGAAGCTGCAGATCAGGGCTGA
- a CDS encoding HpcH/HpaI aldolase/citrate lyase family protein — protein MRLFSDLPDEKINQVFYKKPGHFNKRSGRDLLAYALGATLYMPATRPNIHQDLLSKKHAGLTSMVICLEDAIGDDEVEQAEDLLSLELENLSSDLAKGLCEEEDLPLLFVRIRSYEQLIRLKNRIPNGMHLLTGFVLPKFSPAEGCKILAEIKKLNSYGYCLYAMPILETKEIIQKETRLDQLIGIKKVLDQHSELILNVRIGATDFSGLYGIRRNSDTTVYDIAVIRDCISDIINIFLRSDQPYVISGPVWEYFSSKERLLKPQIRQTPFRERLGQDGLKMRTDLIDRHMDGLIREIAMDISNGLTGKTIIHPTHIRPVQALNTVTLEEYLDAQSIAGQAGGKIGVMKSDYQNKMNEIKPHLYWAKKILLKSEVYGVLQDEITYIDLLKNEIFNSDTQLINR, from the coding sequence ATGAGACTATTTTCCGATCTTCCGGATGAAAAAATAAATCAGGTGTTTTACAAAAAGCCGGGCCATTTTAACAAGAGGTCAGGCAGGGATCTTTTAGCATATGCACTTGGAGCAACTTTGTATATGCCGGCTACAAGGCCTAATATTCATCAGGATCTGCTCTCAAAAAAGCATGCAGGCCTTACATCCATGGTCATATGCCTTGAAGATGCAATTGGTGATGATGAAGTGGAACAGGCAGAAGACCTGCTGTCTTTGGAATTGGAAAATTTGAGCTCGGACCTTGCGAAGGGGCTTTGTGAAGAAGAAGATCTCCCTTTGCTCTTCGTGCGTATCAGAAGCTATGAACAGCTTATTAGACTCAAAAACAGAATCCCCAATGGCATGCATCTTCTCACTGGTTTTGTTCTGCCAAAGTTCTCTCCGGCTGAAGGATGCAAAATTTTAGCTGAAATTAAAAAGCTTAATTCTTATGGTTATTGTTTATATGCCATGCCGATTCTGGAAACTAAAGAAATCATTCAAAAAGAAACAAGGCTTGATCAATTAATCGGCATTAAGAAGGTTTTGGACCAGCATTCTGAACTGATTTTGAATGTGCGGATTGGTGCCACTGATTTTAGCGGGCTATATGGAATTCGCAGAAACTCAGATACTACTGTATATGATATTGCTGTTATCAGAGATTGTATCTCAGATATCATTAATATATTTTTGCGTTCCGATCAGCCATATGTCATCTCAGGCCCGGTATGGGAATACTTCTCCTCAAAGGAGCGTCTTCTGAAGCCTCAAATCAGGCAGACTCCATTCAGGGAACGTCTTGGGCAGGATGGGCTCAAAATGAGGACGGACTTGATTGACCGGCATATGGACGGATTAATTAGAGAAATCGCGATGGATATATCAAATGGCTTAACTGGAAAAACCATTATCCATCCAACCCATATCAGGCCCGTACAGGCATTGAATACTGTCACCCTTGAAGAGTATTTGGATGCACAGAGCATCGCCGGTCAGGCCGGCGGAAAAATAGGGGTTATGAAAAGCGATTACCAAAACAAAATGAATGAAATTAAACCCCATTTATATTGGGCTAAAAAAATATTATTAAAATCAGAAGTATACGGGGTGCTGCAGGATGAGATCACATACATTGACCTACTCAAAAACGAAATATTCAATTCAGATACTCAACTCATTAACCGTTGA
- a CDS encoding phosphoribosyltransferase family protein has protein sequence MRSHTLTYSKTKYSIQILNSLTVDIQITDNPYELAPEDLFVMAARINKKRSFLFVSKVLGKHIPINPQIGLLTGELLASRYMEKVKNVDTGKAAELLSAFKNGSGVINSSPFIHEEHNPVIIGFAETATALGHAFFQSFKRADYFHTTREQLIDRNSVITFEEEHSHATSHRCYTNESLLDNKREIILVDDEMTTGKTAINIIRSIHERFPRKIYTVVSILDWRSLKNQILFDELEKELGIIIHSVSLLKGEIDVKGSPEVHESQSSDELKGNNGLISYIHINNEFPELLSPMNEPSAALSGEVKTIPYLKDSGRFGLDAKRQAGLSVSLAEIGQYLSGKRDGRNTLCLGTGEFMYIPMKLASLMGEGVKFHSTTRSPIFVRNVNEYGAKYGISFQNPEDPEMAQFVYNIPEDYYEELFLFFERKPEKDSLMPFINQLKKYIKNIKIVCFNGGETNE, from the coding sequence ATGAGATCACATACATTGACCTACTCAAAAACGAAATATTCAATTCAGATACTCAACTCATTAACCGTTGATATTCAGATAACCGATAACCCTTATGAGCTTGCGCCTGAAGATTTGTTTGTCATGGCCGCAAGAATAAATAAAAAAAGATCCTTTTTATTTGTCAGCAAAGTACTCGGAAAACATATTCCGATTAATCCGCAAATCGGACTCCTGACAGGGGAACTGCTTGCAAGCCGTTATATGGAAAAGGTAAAGAACGTAGACACAGGAAAGGCCGCTGAGCTTCTATCTGCTTTTAAAAACGGCTCAGGCGTCATAAACAGCAGCCCTTTTATTCATGAAGAACATAACCCTGTCATTATCGGTTTTGCCGAAACAGCAACGGCACTTGGGCATGCTTTCTTTCAATCATTTAAACGTGCCGATTACTTTCACACAACAAGAGAGCAGCTGATTGATAGGAATTCTGTCATAACATTTGAAGAAGAACATTCCCATGCTACTTCCCACAGATGTTACACAAATGAAAGCCTTTTGGATAATAAGAGAGAGATCATTCTTGTTGATGATGAAATGACAACAGGAAAAACAGCTATTAATATCATCCGATCCATTCATGAACGCTTTCCCAGAAAGATTTATACAGTCGTCTCCATTCTGGATTGGCGTTCCCTAAAAAACCAGATTCTGTTTGATGAACTTGAAAAAGAATTGGGCATTATTATTCACAGTGTGTCTCTTCTAAAAGGGGAGATCGACGTTAAGGGTTCCCCTGAAGTGCATGAAAGTCAGTCATCGGATGAACTGAAAGGTAATAATGGGCTAATTTCCTATATTCATATAAATAATGAATTCCCTGAACTATTAAGCCCGATGAATGAGCCTTCTGCTGCTCTAAGCGGTGAAGTCAAAACTATTCCTTATTTAAAAGATTCTGGCCGTTTCGGGCTGGATGCAAAACGCCAAGCCGGATTAAGTGTGTCATTAGCTGAGATCGGCCAATACCTATCAGGTAAACGGGATGGCAGGAATACGCTATGTCTTGGAACAGGGGAGTTTATGTATATCCCTATGAAACTTGCCTCATTAATGGGGGAAGGCGTAAAATTCCACTCAACAACACGCAGTCCCATTTTTGTAAGAAATGTTAATGAATATGGAGCCAAATACGGCATATCCTTTCAAAACCCTGAAGACCCTGAAATGGCGCAATTTGTTTATAACATTCCAGAGGACTATTATGAAGAACTTTTCCTGTTTTTCGAAAGAAAGCCAGAAAAAGATTCACTTATGCCTTTTATCAATCAATTAAAGAAATATATAAAGAATATAAAAATAGTTTGCTTTAATGGGGGTGAAACAAATGAATAG
- a CDS encoding YpjP family protein, giving the protein MPNWLRKSFVVLVTILTFGLVTPSQAFLYENTSQLKASRASDVENSENNAELAEEEDTNFDKDDFIRQMLIEAEAQSYEKFGAKIGPVIEDEFNEVILPNIEKAIQEVAVQFPEESLANLKVTETPGGGLSEKIFHITNSKANEDVIRFHVRRDHPPQQGYWFNFHYHTHHDNFQAHHELGSIYWNKNTPPKWMT; this is encoded by the coding sequence ATGCCGAATTGGCTGAGAAAATCCTTTGTTGTACTTGTTACCATTTTAACATTTGGCCTCGTCACACCTTCTCAGGCTTTCCTATATGAAAATACCAGCCAGTTAAAAGCCTCTAGAGCTTCTGATGTGGAAAACTCGGAAAACAATGCAGAACTTGCTGAAGAGGAAGATACTAATTTTGATAAGGATGACTTTATCAGGCAAATGCTTATAGAAGCTGAGGCACAATCATATGAGAAGTTTGGCGCAAAGATAGGCCCTGTTATTGAAGATGAGTTTAACGAGGTGATACTTCCAAATATTGAGAAAGCCATCCAGGAGGTGGCGGTGCAATTTCCCGAAGAAAGCCTTGCTAACTTAAAGGTTACAGAAACTCCGGGGGGCGGATTGTCGGAAAAAATCTTCCATATCACCAATAGCAAGGCGAATGAAGATGTCATTCGCTTCCATGTAAGAAGGGACCATCCTCCTCAGCAGGGATACTGGTTTAATTTTCACTATCATACACACCATGATAATTTTCAGGCCCACCATGAACTTGGATCAATTTACTGGAATAAAAACACTCCGCCGAAATGGATGACTTAA
- a CDS encoding lysophospholipid acyltransferase family protein, producing MLRLIIFFLYMGGYLVYSLPALTRMRKLNAALPVEERDRIIHNVPQKWSRTIMKISGSQVKVKGQELIPGGPVVIVCNHEGDFDIPVLLASIDKPFGFISKVEVKKAPIISSWMEVMNCVFIDRSNRSKAVNSLKDAALLLRQGHSLLIFPEGTRSKGGQVAPFKVGGFRLAQDAGVPIVPISIKGTADVFEKNGRLIKPAKIEIQVCKPVNSRIVQNMEAKFLAQEVREIICSSLTGKKIAS from the coding sequence ATGCTTCGATTAATAATCTTTTTTCTGTATATGGGCGGATATTTGGTTTATAGCCTGCCTGCACTAACCCGAATGAGGAAACTGAATGCTGCGCTCCCTGTTGAGGAACGAGACCGCATTATCCATAATGTGCCGCAGAAGTGGTCCAGGACAATTATGAAAATCTCAGGCTCTCAAGTGAAAGTTAAGGGGCAGGAATTGATTCCGGGCGGACCTGTTGTCATTGTTTGCAACCATGAAGGGGATTTTGATATTCCAGTCCTTCTTGCATCTATTGATAAACCTTTTGGTTTTATTTCAAAAGTTGAAGTTAAGAAAGCACCCATTATCTCTTCATGGATGGAAGTCATGAACTGTGTTTTTATTGATCGCAGCAATCGCAGCAAGGCTGTCAATTCTTTAAAGGATGCTGCATTACTATTAAGGCAGGGGCACTCTCTCCTGATTTTTCCGGAAGGAACCAGAAGCAAGGGCGGTCAGGTAGCGCCTTTTAAGGTGGGCGGATTCAGGCTTGCACAGGATGCAGGTGTTCCGATTGTGCCAATTTCCATTAAAGGGACAGCTGATGTGTTTGAAAAGAATGGGAGGCTCATAAAGCCGGCTAAAATAGAAATCCAGGTGTGTAAGCCTGTGAATTCCAGGATCGTTCAAAATATGGAAGCAAAGTTTCTTGCGCAGGAAGTAAGAGAAATAATCTGCAGCAGCCTTACAGGCAAGAAGATCGCGTCATAA
- a CDS encoding thymidylate synthase, whose protein sequence is MKQYLDLCKHVLENGTKKEDRTGTGTISTFGYQMRFNLQEGFPLVTTKKLHLKSIIHELLWFLNGDTNVKYLQENGVRIWNEWADEEGNLGPVYGHQWRSWTGADGNTVDQISSLIDQIKTNPDSRRLIVNAWNAGEIEKMALPPCHCMFQFYAADGKLSCQLYQRSADVFLGVPFNIASYALLTMMVAQVCDLEPGEFVHTFGDVHIYQNHIDQVNLQLSRDPRPLPKMIINPDVKDIFSFKFDDFQLEDYNPHPHIKGVVSV, encoded by the coding sequence ATGAAACAATATTTGGATCTATGCAAGCATGTTTTGGAGAATGGGACAAAGAAAGAAGACCGCACTGGTACAGGGACAATAAGTACATTTGGCTATCAGATGCGCTTTAACCTGCAGGAAGGCTTCCCATTGGTTACAACAAAGAAATTGCATTTAAAATCCATTATCCATGAGCTGTTATGGTTTTTAAACGGTGATACCAATGTAAAATACCTTCAGGAGAATGGTGTGCGAATCTGGAATGAATGGGCTGACGAGGAAGGCAATCTTGGGCCGGTATATGGTCATCAATGGAGATCATGGACAGGTGCCGATGGAAATACAGTTGATCAGATTAGCAGCCTGATTGACCAGATCAAAACAAATCCTGATTCCCGCCGGCTGATAGTAAATGCCTGGAACGCAGGAGAGATAGAAAAAATGGCTTTGCCGCCTTGCCACTGTATGTTCCAGTTTTATGCAGCAGATGGAAAGCTTTCCTGCCAGCTTTATCAGAGATCTGCGGATGTTTTTCTCGGGGTTCCGTTTAATATTGCTTCCTATGCTTTACTGACTATGATGGTTGCACAGGTGTGCGATCTGGAGCCTGGTGAATTCGTACATACTTTCGGAGATGTGCATATTTACCAGAATCATATTGACCAGGTAAACCTTCAGCTGAGCCGTGATCCCCGGCCGCTTCCAAAAATGATCATTAATCCGGATGTGAAAGATATTTTCAGCTTTAAGTTTGATGATTTCCAGCTGGAAGACTATAATCCCCACCCTCATATTAAAGGAGTTGTCAGTGTATGA
- a CDS encoding TerD family protein, whose amino-acid sequence MAVSLSKGQKVDLTKTNPGMTKVIVGLGWDTNKYDGGTDFDLDSSVFLLGDTGKVTSESDFVFYNNTTGANGSVVHTGDNRTGEGAGDDEQVKIDLANVPANIQRITFTITIHDGEARNQNFGQVSNSYVRILNEDTGEELIRYDLGEDFSIETALVVGELYRHNGEWKFSAIGSGYQGGLAALAKDFGLQVG is encoded by the coding sequence ATGGCAGTAAGCTTATCAAAAGGACAAAAAGTTGACTTAACAAAAACAAACCCGGGTATGACTAAGGTAATAGTCGGACTTGGGTGGGACACGAATAAATACGATGGCGGAACTGACTTCGATTTGGATTCTTCTGTATTCCTCCTCGGAGACACTGGGAAGGTAACTTCTGAAAGCGACTTTGTTTTTTATAACAATACAACTGGTGCTAATGGTTCCGTTGTACATACTGGAGATAACCGTACAGGAGAAGGGGCTGGAGATGACGAGCAGGTGAAAATTGACCTTGCTAATGTGCCTGCAAACATCCAGCGTATTACGTTCACAATCACAATTCATGACGGAGAAGCACGCAATCAGAACTTTGGACAGGTATCAAATTCCTATGTAAGAATCCTTAATGAAGATACAGGCGAAGAATTGATCCGCTATGACCTGGGGGAAGATTTCTCTATTGAAACTGCACTTGTAGTTGGAGAACTATACAGACATAACGGAGAATGGAAATTCAGTGCGATTGGAAGCGGATATCAAGGCGGACTGGCTGCACTGGCAAAAGATTTTGGTTTACAGGTTGGATAA
- a CDS encoding cysteine protease StiP family protein — MNRIAEKFGSYSKDDVVFLLKDLSRYSLEGSIEQREKNIQSGQHYSETLPIEYQPPENYLSLFWETLDEYKRKTALSTGVVSEQIWKKKGENAVLVSLARAGTPVGILIKRYLYEVYGVRLPHYSISIIRDRGIDENAIKHILNSHPGCNIQFVDGWTGKGAISVELTKACRQFHEHYGVLLDDTLAVLADPGFCTTLYGTREDFLIPSACLNSTVSGLVSRTVLNESLIGPEDYHGAKYYRELEEADVSNHYLSAITEEFSAIKQEAAELAAKIMENPGEACFKGMKEVQRIQEEFKIGSINFVKPGVGETTRVLLRRLPWKILMRDPKSPYVRHIVMLARERNVEIIHYPDMSYTCCGLIKKTGEE, encoded by the coding sequence ATGAATAGAATTGCGGAAAAATTTGGTTCATATAGTAAAGATGACGTTGTATTTTTACTGAAGGATTTAAGCAGATATTCACTTGAAGGATCCATTGAGCAAAGGGAAAAAAACATTCAGTCCGGTCAGCATTATAGTGAAACACTTCCTATTGAATACCAGCCTCCTGAAAATTACCTTTCCCTGTTTTGGGAAACACTTGATGAATACAAACGAAAAACAGCATTGTCCACAGGAGTGGTTTCTGAACAAATTTGGAAGAAAAAAGGAGAAAATGCGGTTTTAGTTTCCCTAGCCAGAGCAGGGACGCCTGTCGGTATTCTAATAAAACGGTATCTTTATGAAGTATATGGAGTAAGATTGCCGCATTACAGCATTTCCATTATCAGGGACCGGGGGATCGACGAAAATGCGATAAAGCATATCTTAAACTCACATCCTGGCTGCAATATTCAGTTTGTGGATGGATGGACAGGCAAAGGGGCTATTTCTGTTGAATTAACCAAGGCCTGCAGACAATTCCATGAACATTATGGTGTTCTTCTCGATGACACTTTGGCTGTTCTTGCAGATCCAGGATTTTGCACAACACTTTATGGAACAAGGGAGGACTTTCTGATTCCAAGTGCCTGCCTCAATTCTACTGTTTCAGGATTGGTCAGCAGAACAGTATTAAATGAATCCTTAATTGGGCCGGAAGATTACCATGGCGCCAAATACTATAGGGAGCTGGAGGAAGCAGATGTTTCAAACCATTATCTCTCAGCGATTACAGAAGAGTTCTCGGCTATTAAACAGGAAGCAGCTGAACTTGCGGCCAAGATTATGGAAAACCCTGGGGAAGCATGTTTTAAAGGAATGAAAGAAGTTCAGAGAATACAAGAGGAATTTAAAATTGGATCTATTAACTTTGTAAAGCCGGGAGTCGGAGAAACCACCAGGGTTCTTCTGAGAAGGCTTCCATGGAAAATTCTGATGAGAGACCCTAAAAGCCCATATGTTCGCCATATTGTGATGCTTGCCCGGGAGAGGAATGTCGAGATTATTCATTATCCTGATATGAGCTACACATGCTGTGGATTAATTAAAAAGACGGGAGAAGAATAA
- a CDS encoding TerD family protein yields the protein MAINLQKGQRVDLTKGNPGLSKIMVGLGWDPVQKSGGGGLLGSLFGGGGGANIDCDASVIMLGENGKLKSNKDVIYFGNLKSSDGSVQHSGDNLTGAGDGDDEQVMVDLSRVPAHVHKMVFVVNIYDSVKRKQHFGMIQNAFIRVVNSGNNQELIKYNLTDDYSGKTSLIVGEIYRHGGDWKFAAVGTGTASPGLSDVVRSYS from the coding sequence ATGGCAATAAATCTTCAAAAAGGCCAGCGTGTTGACTTAACTAAAGGAAATCCCGGATTATCTAAAATTATGGTAGGATTAGGCTGGGATCCAGTACAAAAAAGCGGAGGCGGCGGTCTTCTGGGATCTTTATTCGGAGGCGGCGGCGGTGCAAATATCGACTGCGATGCTTCTGTTATCATGCTTGGTGAAAATGGAAAGCTTAAGAGTAATAAAGATGTTATTTATTTCGGTAATTTAAAAAGCAGCGATGGAAGTGTACAGCATTCCGGGGACAATCTTACCGGAGCGGGAGATGGAGACGACGAGCAGGTAATGGTTGATTTAAGCAGAGTGCCGGCACACGTTCACAAAATGGTTTTTGTTGTAAATATCTATGATAGTGTAAAAAGAAAGCAGCATTTTGGCATGATTCAGAATGCATTCATCCGTGTCGTTAACTCTGGAAATAATCAAGAATTGATTAAATATAATCTTACAGATGATTACAGCGGAAAAACTAGTTTAATTGTCGGTGAGATTTATCGCCATGGAGGCGATTGGAAGTTTGCTGCAGTTGGCACTGGAACGGCTTCTCCAGGCCTATCAGATGTTGTACGTTCATATTCTTAA
- a CDS encoding toxic anion resistance protein yields MNPTNATDLNLTAQVQDDKLTENKVSEIKLALRQEPEVQNLARSIDEKDQIQILEFGKEPAVQISRFSDQILSNMRTTKVEDSGELLKQLGRIMDKFDKKDFEQGSKGIFGKLFKRGEKMIEKLFGKYQTMGAEIDKVYVEISKYQSEMVDSTSMLEQMYEQNYQYYLTLEKYAVAGQLKADDLKAHQLPQLEERAAQGDQMASMQLDTLRNAIELLEQRVYDLEMAKMVALQTAPQIRLLQRGNTKLIGKINSAFVTTIPIFKNGLIQAVAAKRQKLVADSMSELDRRTNEMLVRNAQNISNQSADIARLAGGPSIKIETIEESWNIIMKGMQETKSIEEENKRLRQEGTRRLEQLQDNFKKMKQQG; encoded by the coding sequence ATGAATCCGACTAACGCAACAGATTTGAATTTAACAGCCCAGGTGCAGGATGACAAATTAACCGAAAATAAGGTATCAGAAATTAAGCTTGCTTTAAGGCAGGAGCCTGAGGTGCAAAATTTGGCCAGGTCCATCGATGAGAAGGACCAAATTCAAATACTTGAATTCGGTAAAGAGCCTGCAGTCCAGATTTCCCGCTTTTCCGATCAGATACTGAGCAACATGAGAACAACCAAGGTTGAAGATTCAGGTGAGCTTTTAAAGCAGCTCGGCAGAATTATGGACAAATTTGACAAGAAGGATTTCGAGCAGGGATCAAAAGGGATCTTTGGCAAGCTTTTCAAGCGCGGTGAAAAGATGATTGAAAAGCTTTTCGGGAAATATCAGACAATGGGCGCGGAAATTGATAAGGTTTATGTTGAAATTTCCAAATACCAAAGTGAAATGGTTGATTCCACATCCATGCTTGAACAAATGTATGAGCAAAATTATCAGTACTATCTGACGCTCGAAAAATATGCTGTGGCAGGACAGCTGAAAGCCGACGATTTAAAAGCCCATCAGCTTCCTCAGCTGGAAGAAAGGGCGGCCCAGGGGGATCAAATGGCTTCGATGCAGCTGGATACGTTAAGAAATGCCATCGAACTGCTGGAGCAAAGAGTCTATGATCTTGAAATGGCTAAAATGGTTGCCCTTCAAACTGCACCGCAAATCCGGCTGCTGCAGCGAGGCAATACTAAGCTGATCGGGAAGATTAATTCTGCATTCGTTACTACGATTCCAATTTTTAAGAATGGCCTGATTCAGGCAGTGGCAGCAAAGAGACAAAAACTTGTTGCAGATTCAATGAGCGAGCTGGACAGACGAACAAATGAAATGCTTGTGCGCAATGCCCAGAATATTTCTAATCAAAGCGCTGATATCGCAAGATTGGCAGGCGGTCCGAGCATTAAGATAGAAACCATTGAGGAATCCTGGAATATCATCATGAAAGGTATGCAGGAGACAAAATCAATAGAAGAAGAAAACAAGCGTTTACGGCAAGAAGGAACCAGGAGACTGGAACAGCTGCAGGACAATTTTAAAAAAATGAAGCAGCAGGGTTAG